GTTAAAGCGACACCAACATTTCTGCTAGAGTGCAAAATGTTTACGAGCCTTGCTGCCGTCTGCTGGTGATTTTGCCACGCGACGGCATTTACGCTGCGTTTGTCAGGTGTGGGACTACGAGGCGGGCGATTTCGAGCGGACCCTGAAGGGCCACACAGATTCTGTCCAGGACATCTCCTTCGACCAATCGGGCAAGCTGTTGGCGTCGTGTTCCGCCGATATGAGCATCAAACTTTGGGACTTCCAGGCATTCGAGTGTATCAGGACCATGCACGGTGGGCCCACACagcatgatcatgtttcagtgccaaagAACAGGTTAATACCTTTCTAAATGACCCCATAGGCCACGACCACAATGTCTCGTCAGTCGCCATTATGCCCAACGGCGATCACATCGTGTCGGCGTCCAGGGACAAGACCATCAAGATGTGGGAGGTGGCCACCGGGTACGACTTCTTACACGCGTGGTTGTGGATCCGTCACGCATTTCATGCCAGGTGTGTTTGCGCAGGTACTGCGTGAAAACATTCACGGGCCATCGGGAATGGGTTCGGATGGTACGTCCCAACCAGGACGGCTCACTGATTGCCAGCTGCTCCAACGACCAGACTGTGCGCGTGTGGGCCGTGTCGTCCAAAGAATGCAAAGTGGAACTGAGAGAGCATGAACATGTAGTGGAGTGTGTGGCTTGGGCCCCCGACAGTGCTCACCCCACCATTTTAGAGGCCACGGGATCAGAGGTAGCCAAATGAAGGGTTTGGGGGGGTTAGCTCCAATGTTCATCACACCTTTTCTGATGGTAGAATAAGAGGAGCGGCAAGACAGGACCTTTCCTTCTCTCTGGTTCGAGGGACAAAACCATCAAGATGTGGGATGTCGCCATTGGGATCTGTATCATGACTTTGGTAAGTACAATAACCAATCCAAGTTAAGCCGTTTGCACTGTCAATATTTTTTCCCCGCAGGAATCTAAATTTCTCTACCTTTTCATTCGTAAATTATACTTTTCAAAGcacgattgtttttttttttttagttatcggGATCTCAAACATGTCGGCTACTTTACACCCTTGTACCTCTATACCTTTTTGCTTCTCCTTGCCTCTGCATTTTGACATCCTGGCTGACAGTCCGTAAATGACACCGGTCCCATATATTTCAGGGGAAACAATGTTCAAAATTCATATATTGAATGGGATGCGATTAGCCACAGTGGGTTAAAATGGATTTCTTGTCAACATGCACATTGCTGTTTACGGTGCAGGTGGGACACGACAACTGGGTTCGTGGTGTGCTCTTCCACCCCGGCGGTGGATTCATCCTGAGCTGCGCTGACGACAAAACGCTGCGTGTTTGGGACTACAAGAACAAACGCTGCACCAAGACGCTAAGTGCTCATGAGCACTTTGTCACCTCTCTGGGTGAGAACGCTCTCTTGAGCAGTTTGTGGAAAagttaaatgacattttcactCATTTGTTTTGTCAGATTTCCACAAGAGTGCCCCTTACGTGGTGACAGGGAGCGTGGACCAGACAGTCAAAGTGTGGCAGTGTCGCTGAGACCGCTCCGGACCCCTTCACGCCTCCTTCCTATACGCCCCCTCCCTATTAACCATCCCAAGATGACTAGTGTCCTTTTCATGTAAATTATTGCATACGTCAACCTGCGTCCTCCGATGAACACACAGCAGCACAGTGGCAGCTCATGCTCGTCCTTGCATGGCCAATCACTTGATGGCGTAGGCCATGCCCCTTTAGCGCCCATGCCACCTTCTAGTGCGATGGATGGGGGGGCAGAAAGTTACAGAGGATCGACACAGCACGTCAGGCTGTGCACCTTCAAAAGCGACTGTGTtgagcatgtgtgtttgtgcgtgtatgCTTGTAAATGAGTGTGATGTCATCTTTCCATGAATCCCACCCACCCCACTAGCACACGCGCCTCTCACCCCGGCAGAGGGAAACAACTGCACGTCCATTTGCTGCTTGTGCGCGTGTTGTCTCGTGCTCGCTTTCTGCCTTGTTAACTCTCTCGAGGGTTGCTATATTACACACATTGCATTATCACACATGTTCAGTCCTTGCCTGATGGCACACACACAGTAAACAAGAGTTGTGTATCCATCAATCTGGATGTCATGTTTGCAacaccaaataaaaaatgtaaatagaagTTGTGCTCATCAGTTTTTACGTTTTGGGTGCACCACATAATTGCTCTTCAAAAATTACTATGGGGCAGCCTGGtgaagcaagtggttagcgcgtcggcctcacacctttggggtcctgggttcaaatctaggtcacgtccacctgtgtggagtttgcatgttctctccgggcctgcgtgggtttcctctgggtactccggtttcctcccacattccaaaaacatttatggtaggctgattggacggaCACTCTggattgcccctagatatgggtgtgagtgcatggttgtccgtctccttgtcccctgcgatcggctgggcaccgattcggtgcgtcccccgcctctagcccggagtCGGTCGGTTCCCCAgcgccccccgcaaccctaatgaggataaagcggttcagaaaatgaggtgagatgagaAATTACGGTGATGTTCAACCCCAAAATACTCAATTTTAGCACATTTTTAGTGCATTTGTTTTGCGTACAACTCAGAATTGCTCTTCAAAAGTTGGTGTGGTGATGTTCCACCCTGAAATATTCAATTTGAGCAGATTTTGAGTccatttttccctttaaaatggCATTTACATGTATAGTGGAGCCTCATCAATAATGGAGGCTTCCCCGGCCTATTTCCTGCCCGCTTGGGACTCGCCGGTATCCTGGCAACTGTCGCTGAGGCAACCGCTGCAGAGAGGCCACTCCTGCTATGATCTCTGAAAAAGTAGGTGATGCTTTGGAATTATCTAAAAATGTGGTAAAAACCAAGAAACACTGAAGatcttaactttttttctttggtcCAAGCCCTCCCAAAATGCAAGTCATCTATCCCCTTTGAAATCACTGAAGACACAGCTGACCCACTTAAAATGGATGTCTATAACTATcaaggcagtgaatgagttaagggcaacaaaatcaaattgtattaaaacatttaattgaCACCACTGAAACTGCAGATCAAAGAAAATGTacagcaaaaaaagtcaaatatcaGTCCACGAGTGATGCAGCAACACTGCACTGGAAGTGGGTCATCAGCTGAGCCCGACTAGCCCCGCCCATGGATCCACCCCCTCACAGCTCACGTGCTTGTCATGTGCTTTTCTTCCTCGTGCATCCGCACACATTCACGCCGCGCTCTTTAGCGGTTTGATTTaaagagaaaatgataaaaagTAGGCACAAAGTGTTTcgaattgtgttttttaaacgATTCAGATTTGTTTTTAAGCGCAAACGTCATTGCAACTGTCCCCGCCCTCTCTTTGCTTTGACTGACAGGCCCTCGTGATAAGGGGGCGTGGTTTGCAAGTCACGCGCTAGCCAATGCAAAgacaccccccccccatctCCACCGTCCAACccctccacacacacgcacacaatcacaaacacacgcacacacaatctcacgcacacaatcacacgcacacaatcacacgcacacaatcacacgcacacaatcacacgcacacaatcacgcgcacacaatcacacgcgcacacaatctcacacgcgcacacacaatcacacgcgTATATACGCTCTATGTTAGGGGGGCGCCCATGTGGCCCAGCACCACGCTTGTTGTTCTCAACGCGGATTGGCCAGGTGCCGCCGAGGCAGCCAATAGGCGGCCTCACGCGCTCGCGCTGTGCGGCATTTTGCAAAACATGGCAGCCATCTTTAATGGAGGGGAACGTGCCGTCACAAACTCGGCGAGCGCTCGGTAACGTCATATTGGCCACGCTGCCTTTCAACGCCTACAGTCAACATGAACGACGCAAAGGAGTTTGAGTGGACTCCATGGGAGGGATAAAAGTGGCCCGACTCGACGTAAATGGGGTACGTGGCGTCGTCCGCGTTTTACCGGAGCCGTAGTAAAGGGCGTGGCTGACGTGTATGTGGGCGTGGCCTGAGTCCGACGCAAAAAAGCTTGTTGTGTGTCGGACGAGCCAGCCGCGTCGCCATCTTGTTGCTCCCGCACTTTGACGCCGACCACCCCCGGCCCGGTCCGGTCCGGCCCGCGAGAAGCCCACGGGGACGCGGAGGCGAGCGGACCTTGCGCGCGCCCCAGAGGACCAGACACCCCCCGCGCTGTACCCATCCCGAGCCCCCCCCCTTTCCTCTCGTCTGTCCTGGTCGCAATCGTTGCTTCGTTTCTGTCTTCGCGATGAGCATCGACACGCTGCTGGAGGCCGCCCGCTTCCTGGAATGGCAAGCCGAGCGAGACCGGCACGCCGAGCCTGTTCAAGCCGACTCCCGGCGCCTCTTATGCGGTAAGAAGCCGGCGACGAGCACGCCGAGTCGACCCACTTCCCCCCCGCTTCACTTGCGCGATTTGGCTTTTTCTTGGAACGTCCACTTCCTGCCCAGTGGTCActtcccttcttttttttatcaaccGCACGTCACCGCCAAGGATTTCCCGTCCGGTTTTATCCCATCGCAGAATTTTATTAGACATTTTTCTCGTTTTTGTGACGTCAGTGGTGGCATGTGTGCTCGAAGTGTGTCGCACGCACACGCGCGCGATCCACTTGTCCCACTTTAAGAGGGCGGTGGcgagcacgcacacacactttacATAACAGTATGACACAGGCGCGTGCGCGGGGGGCTCCCTCACGGCCACTCCTCTTGTTTGTTGTTCACGAGCACGCGTATTAGCGTGGAAGCAAGGAATGCGGAGGGGGTACGTGACGCCTCCTCCTGATGACGTGGCACAGTGAGACGCCCCCCCCCCTCGCATATTTCTTCCACCACGTGTCTTCAGCTAGACAGCCCACACACTTGAAGGGGGAGTGGCCAGttcccccccacccctcccccATGCCGATCTATAGCGCACACTGTTACATAAGTGGCTTTGCGCGTGCGCGTTACAATCTGGTTTGTGCAAACTGTAAAGCAGCGGTGTCAAACTTGGTTTGGCTCGCGAGCCACATCGATCTCTTGTGGGCCGGAACTGTTtatttttggctataaaaatgtaacttaatGGCCGCTAGACGTACTAGGCCAATGAACAAATGTCAATTTGGTGTCACTTGTCATTTTAGGactacttacaggtcacttttggatcattttcttgatttaaggcagcggtccccaacctttttcacACTGGACTGGTAAAGCTCTGTCTATTTTCTCTTGGACCATCTAATGGGGAGGGTGACAACTTAGGACAAAATTAGGTGGGGGTGAGGTCGGTGCACGAATGACGTCCACGacggcaaaacaaaacaaaaaaaacaagtcctaaGCATAatagaaattatttattattattataacaacttttctgatttcaagtaggagggcgagattgaaaatgttaatatttcttACTCGCAGATCAGTAGCAGTCCACGGACCAGCGGTTGGGAACCACAGATTTAAGGGGATTTTATGGGCTACCTCCTGTGTGTTGTTTGCTTTATGTTGATtttggacattttcaggttaggtTCTGTTGGATTTAAatgttccttgttaactcatttactgccattgacagtggcgTTTTGACTGTAGGGTGCAAAAGAATGAACATAATtgcggataaaaaaaatacagtaatactttgacatacgagtgccccaaccaACAtctgagaaatttgagatacaagtaaaattccgagcaaatatttgccttcagatacgagacaaattttgagatacgagcatgtGAGACCCAAGAGGCTGCTTTAGATATCAGCGCActttctttctcgccgcatctccctcgtgtaaagatatctatgagTACTGGGCAGAACGTTGAactttttttccgtgtttttctttttgcgttagtcagtgcagaattaagggaaaaacaatgggtccaaagcaagaaGGTGCGATGAAGaatagtgcgaagaaaaggcgtatgatgacaatcaatattgagcacgaaataatcgaaaaacatgagtgctggacgctggctcgccaatacgagaggagcaccaggacaagttggcaagtggtcgtgcgttatgctaatgtgaggacatttgtgtgcgtcattttcgtaatatttcgAAGGGGAGACAAAATGAAACAACCCTAAACAGGTTCCTTTTACAAACTCCGgctaaaagtgaaggtggaagTGAGGCAAAAAAGAGCCAAACcggaagaagaaaagtaaaaaattaaaacaaaagtagAATTAAGTTTACTATAAGGTAAGATTACAATTAcgattatttttaagtgtgtcggtatcgtaatctaagtccatttaagttaaatttatgtttatgttatgttacgagggcgtccccccccccgccctctctctcgcacactccGCATTGttctgaataatgtctcattttagtattgaacatcataaccactagttatttgttactctgtaaatatatggtgaattaggaccaataaaaatgtttttccattgtaatatcctgtttttttcagagggtgggaactaattaatttgtatttagttcatttctatgggaaacgttgatttgagatacgagtaagtcgacatacgagctcggtcccggaacgcattaggcTCCTATCTCAAGGTTTTACTGTACAGCAAAGTGCGATAGTGCACACACTGCAAAAGAACTCACAAACTTCTAATTTAACAGCGCCCGtgtcaaaaacaaatgaaagcatttaaatCTGTAAATAcaatatgaatgagctacaaagtcagtCAGAACACCGCTTCCGGCAGGTCGTATGCTTGACACCACTGCCGTAGAAATTTGTACATGAGCGCTGTCCACCAAAAC
The nucleotide sequence above comes from Stigmatopora argus isolate UIUO_Sarg chromosome 22, RoL_Sarg_1.0, whole genome shotgun sequence. Encoded proteins:
- the LOC144068383 gene encoding lissencephaly-1 homolog B-like translates to MVLSQRQREELNRAIADYLRSNGYDGAYSTFKKEADFNLNEDVDKKYAGLLEKKWTSVIRLQKKVMELESKLNEAKEEITHGVPVAQKRDPKEWIPRPPERYALSGHRAPVTKIIFHPVFSVMVTSSEDATIKVWDYEAGDFERTLKGHTDSVQDISFDQSGKLLASCSADMSIKLWDFQAFECIRTMHGHDHNVSSVAIMPNGDHIVSASRDKTIKMWEVATGYCVKTFTGHREWVRMVRPNQDGSLIASCSNDQTVRVWAVSSKECKVELREHEHVVECVAWAPDSAHPTILEATGSENKRSGKTGPFLLSGSRDKTIKMWDVAIGICIMTLVGHDNWVRGVLFHPGGGFILSCADDKTLRVWDYKNKRCTKTLSAHEHFVTSLDFHKSAPYVVTGSVDQTVKVWQCR